In a single window of the Phaeobacter sp. G2 genome:
- a CDS encoding DsbE family thiol:disulfide interchange protein codes for MAKFSPLMAVPIVVFASFVGLAVTGMYREDPDSLPSAREGQPAPPVVLSEFVGKELFDDADLRDGEVKLVNYWASWCAPCRVEHPNLEALSQEGLTIYGVNYKDQQDNAASFLEELGDPYTAIGRDEKGRMALDWGVYGVPETYVVDGNGKIILRFAGPITQRVIKNTLRPAIEKARGH; via the coding sequence ATGGCTAAGTTCTCTCCGCTGATGGCGGTTCCGATTGTGGTTTTTGCCAGCTTTGTGGGCCTCGCGGTCACCGGCATGTACCGGGAGGATCCGGACAGCCTGCCGTCGGCCCGCGAGGGCCAGCCCGCCCCGCCGGTGGTGCTGAGTGAATTTGTCGGTAAAGAACTGTTTGATGATGCGGATTTGCGCGATGGTGAGGTCAAGCTGGTCAACTATTGGGCCAGCTGGTGCGCGCCGTGTCGGGTGGAACACCCTAACCTTGAGGCCCTGTCGCAAGAGGGGCTGACGATCTACGGGGTGAACTACAAGGATCAACAGGACAATGCCGCGTCATTCCTGGAGGAGCTGGGCGATCCCTATACGGCCATTGGCCGCGACGAAAAGGGCCGCATGGCCTTGGACTGGGGCGTCTACGGCGTGCCGGAAACCTATGTGGTGGACGGAAACGGCAAGATCATCCTGCGCTTTGCCGGGCCGATAACGCAGCGGGTGATCAAAAACACCCTGCGCCCGGCCATTGAAAAGGCCCGCGGCCACTAA
- a CDS encoding DOPA 4,5-dioxygenase family protein produces the protein MKQISSIQGYHTHVYFDADSLQAAKTLCEIAAAQFGVQMGRIHEKPVGPHPMWSCQLAATPAQFTELLPWLALNRGDLIVFAHPETGNDLEDHRDHSIWLGCGLDLDLSIFD, from the coding sequence ATGAAACAGATATCCAGCATCCAGGGCTACCATACCCATGTCTATTTTGACGCCGACAGCCTGCAAGCGGCCAAAACGCTGTGCGAAATCGCTGCTGCACAGTTTGGCGTGCAGATGGGCCGCATCCATGAAAAACCTGTGGGACCGCATCCAATGTGGTCCTGCCAACTGGCCGCCACTCCTGCACAGTTCACCGAACTGTTGCCATGGCTGGCGCTGAACCGGGGGGATCTGATTGTCTTTGCCCATCCTGAAACCGGCAACGACCTGGAAGATCACCGCGACCACAGCATTTGGCTGGGCTGCGGCCTTGATCTCGACCTTTCGATCTTTGACTGA
- a CDS encoding SDR family oxidoreductase — MVKTVLITGGAHGIGRAIAAVFHPENNVALTWCHRTPDATANDNQLFLQADLTQDGSAEQVVEATMARFGRIDVIVNNAGSLDASPLDTFDAAKQRAILDLNLLAPQALLSAALPHLSPGAAIVSISSINAVLPPRGHVTYGASKAALNLWTRAMAKELGPRGIRVNAVAPGAVNVPEAPRDAELTKAFTDETALGRLATAHDIGQAVAFLASDAASSITGEILTVSGGYRL; from the coding sequence TTGGTTAAAACTGTGCTGATCACCGGCGGTGCCCATGGTATTGGGCGCGCCATTGCTGCGGTGTTTCACCCTGAAAACAATGTCGCCCTGACCTGGTGCCACCGCACGCCGGATGCAACTGCGAATGACAACCAATTGTTTCTGCAGGCAGATCTCACCCAGGATGGCAGCGCGGAACAGGTGGTAGAGGCCACCATGGCGCGCTTTGGCCGGATTGATGTCATCGTAAACAACGCCGGATCGCTTGACGCCAGCCCACTGGATACATTTGACGCCGCCAAACAACGGGCCATTCTTGATCTCAACCTGCTGGCGCCCCAGGCGCTGCTGAGTGCGGCCCTGCCGCATCTGTCCCCGGGGGCGGCGATCGTCAGCATCTCGTCAATCAATGCCGTCCTACCCCCTAGGGGCCATGTCACCTATGGCGCCAGCAAAGCCGCGCTCAACCTCTGGACCCGCGCCATGGCCAAGGAGCTGGGGCCCAGGGGCATTCGCGTCAATGCCGTCGCTCCCGGCGCTGTGAATGTCCCCGAGGCCCCACGCGATGCCGAGCTGACCAAAGCCTTTACCGATGAAACCGCCCTGGGGCGGCTGGCCACGGCCCATGACATTGGCCAGGCGGTGGCCTTTCTGGCCTCTGATGCGGCATCGTCTATCACCGGCGAAATCCTGACTGTATCCGGCGGCTATCGCCTTTAG